The DNA region CCAGCCTCGCGGAAAAGGCGTATCTGCCTGCCCAGGATGGTCTCGCCTGTGGGCAGGATGGAGAGCGACTTGGGAAATGGACGGCCCAGCCGACTACCGACGCCGGCGGCCAGGATTACCGCTTTCATGCTGTCGTCCTCCTCGTGATGGACGCGGTTTGCGGCGTGACGGCGCTCTGCGCCGCCATGGCCACCAAATGATCGAGTACGTACTGGTTCACGCGTTTGCCGGCCCCGTCGTCGTGGTGCGTAAAGCTCCGGGCCAGCAACGCGTCGCGCTCTGCCTCGTGCGGGTCCCCGTGGTCCAATACCTTGGCGAGGGCCGCATACAGCGCCTCCTCGTCGGCGGTCCTGATGCCCGGGGTCACGTCATCCATGTCCAGCATCAGCTCGCGGTTCCTGGTCACGTACGCCTCGTGGTCATACTGGAAGTAGACGATGGGCCGTTTGAGCAGGAGATAGTCGAAGTAGATGGAGGAGTAGTCCGTCACCAGGGCGTCGGCCAGGCGGAGCATGGGGTAGGGGTCAGTGTGCGAGGCGCAGACCCGGACATGCGGGTCGTTGCTGGCGATGCGCGCCTGTACGTACGGATGGAACTTGCAGACAAAGATGATCTTGTTGCGCCTGGCGAACTCCACAAGCTTGCCGGGGTTGATGGCGCCGTCGCTGAAGGGATCGCCGCCGGTGTCGCGGAAGGTGGGCATGTAGAAGACCACCCGCCAGCCTTCCTTGCGGCGTTGGCGCAGCTCGCCGTAGAGCGCAACGTCCACATTGAGCATGTCGTACTTGTCCGGCGGCCGGAGCATTGCGTCGTTGCGCGGGTAGCCGAGCTCCGGGAAGTCATTGGCCCCGAAGGCCCGGCCGAATGCGTGCTCGGTGAAGTAGGGCGAGGTGGAGAGCACGGCGTCGTACCCGCTGTAGTTGGCGCGCAGGTACTCGGCCTTCTCGGGCGTCATGTTCACGCTGGACTCGATCTCCGGAAAGCCGATGGCCTTGAGCGGGATGCCGTGCCAGAGCTGGAAGGTGCGCGCCTCTTCGAGCAGGGCGTGCACCGGGCTGTGGGAGCGCCACCAGAAGTCGTCGCTGACCACCACGGACGCACGCGCGCAGATCTGCACGGCCTCGGTATCCGGGAACAGGAGCACGGGCAGATTCTGCCGCGCCAGCAAGTCGCGCTGGGCCTGGTCGTGCGTCAGGAAGAACCCTTGCAGGTCGGGAAAATGACGCACGCAGTCGAGAAACGCGTACTTCACGTTGTCGATGAGCGCGCCGCCGATGCGGCCCATGAAGATGACGCAGTTGGCCTTCTTCGGCGTGCGGCGGGAAATGTCGGACAGGGCCTTGAGCGTCCCCGGATCGAACTCTGCCATGAGGCGTGCTCCTCCTTGAGCAGTACGGCGCAGACGTGGCGCCGCTGTTTCCGGTGGATTATGCAAGATGCACGCCGGAAAAGCCTGCCGGGAACGCGGCAGGAAAGGGCAGGGGAGGAGGCACGGCGATGCGTTCAGGCGCGTTTCAATAAATGCAGATAAAAGTCTTTGGAAGGGGGCCTGGGGGAAAGCCTCTTCAGAAAGGTTTCCCCCGGAGAATCCGTGCCTTTTCCTAGAGCGACTTGGCCTCGCGCAGGTAGAGCGCGGCTGTCCGGGTGCCGGCGTAGCTCTCGGCGAGGTGCAGGTAGATGACGTTGAGGAACTCGCGCTTGATGCGCCTGGCGTTGGCCAGGCGGTGCGCGGCCAGGGCGGGCAGGTCAAACCCGTCGAGCCACTGCTCGAACTGCTCGGCGCGGTGGAAGTCCCGATGGGCCGCATCCACCTTGGCCAGGCCGGAGGCAGCCACGCGGCGGCGGGTTGCCTCGTCGTCCAGCAGCTGACGCGTCAGCGCGGCCACGGCATCTGCGTCGCCGGGCGGGTAGAGGAAGAGGTCCTCGCCGTCGGTGAAAAGCTCGCGCAGGCCGTGGCCCACGTCCGGGGTAAGCAGACAGCAGCCGCAACCCAGAGCCTCGAACACGCGGAAGTTCAGGTCGCCGCGTTCGGACTCGTTGAGGATCAGCTTGCCGGTGGGGAAGAGCTCGCGGTAGGGCCCGCGCAGCATGGTCAGCGGCGCGCGTTCGGCCAGATCGTGCAAAAAGCGGTAGCGGCCCGGGGTCAGCTCCGCGTCCACCTTGCCCACGAAAAGCAGGTCGTGCGCCTGCTCGATCTCCGGCCGGGGCTTGTCCTCGGAGCGGGCAAAGAGCGGCAGCCACCGCAGGCGATCGTCGGGCAGCAGCCTGCCCCGGAAGGCGGCGATGTGGTCGCGCATGGCCACGGTGGCCAGGTCGAATCCCTGGGCGTACAGCGGGTGCCAGCTATGGATGTGCGTATCCACAAAGATGGCCACGGTGGGGCAGGGGAAGCGCTCCACGCTGCGGAGGAGCGGGACGGAGCTGCGATCGCCCAGGACGAAAAGCGATGGTTCGCCCCCGCATGCGGCGACCACATCGTCCCAGCCGATAAAGGCGTCGGCCAGGGGGATGTGGACGATGCGCCAGCCGCGAGCGGAAAGTCTGTTGGAAAAATAGGGGTTGCCGGCCCATGCTACGCAGGATGAAGGTGCCATCGTCTGGTATCGTGTCTGCTCGGGTTTAGAAAACTCGCTGGAAAGATTGGACAAAAGACCATCCAACTTTCGAGGGAAGGTGTCAAGCCGTGGGTGTTGTGGGTGCTCATATATAAGGAAAGAAGAGAAAAAAATGGTGAAAGGCAGGGAAAAATCGGGATTTTGTGCGGGTTTTCCTTGCCAGCGGTAAAATCCTCTTGTATGAGCAGCATTCCACGACGAAGGGGCATAGCCTTCCGCGCGCCGCTCCTTGGCCTTTTGAGGCCCATGCAACGCACCCGCCGAGTGACGAATGGGTGCATTCGCAATTTTTTTTGTCTGAAAGTTGTTGACAGTCGTCGGTGGATCACATATTTACCTCTGTCTTTGCACAGAACTTGATTCCCGTAAGTGGAGGAAGCTGCATGCCGACCATTAACCAGCTCGTACGCAAGCAACGAGCCAAGGTGCTCAAGCGCAAGAAAACGCCCGCGCTTCTGGAATGCCCCCAGCGCCGCGGCGTATGTACGCGTGTGTATACCACGACCCCTAAGAAGCCGAACTCGGCTTTGCGGAAAGTCGCACGTGTCCGCCTGACCAATGGCATCGAGGTCACAGCGTACATTCCCGGTGAAGGCCACAACCTTCAGGAACACTCCGTGGTTCTGATCCGCGGCGGCCGCGTCAAGGACTTGCCCGGCGTGCGCTACCATATTGTTCGCGGCAGCCTGGATACGGCCGGCGTCTCCGACCGTCGTCAAGGCCGCTCCAAGTACGGCGCCAAGCGTCCTAAATAGCACCGGAGGACGGAAGCCATGCCCCGCAAAGGATCCGTACCCAAGAGAGAGATCACTCCTGATCCGATCTACAAAAGCAAGCTGGCCGCAAAGTTCATCAGCCGCCTTATGGTTGATGGCAAGAAGAGCGTGGCCGAGCGCATTTTTTATCAATCCCTGGGCGAGCTCGCCGAGAAGACCAGCGAAGAGCCTCTGCGCGCCTTCGAGAAGGCCCTCGACAACGTAAAGCCGCACATGGAAGTCAAGCCCCGCCGCGTTGGCGGCGCGACCTACCAGGTTCCTATGGAGGTCCGCTCCGAGCGTCAGGTGGCTCTGGCCATTCGTTGGCTCATCAACTATGCCCGCGCCCGTGGCGAGAAGGGCATGGCCGGCCGACTGACCGGAGAGCTGCTCGATGCCTACAACAACCGCGGCGGCGCCGTGAAAAAGAAAGAAGATACTCACCGTATGGCCGATGCCAACAAGGCATTCGCCCATTACCGGTGGTAACGAGGAGTTCGAGCCGTGTCACGCGTCGTCCCAATCCCCAAGCAGCGCAATATCGGCATCATGGCCCATATTGATGCCGGTAAGACTACCACTACCGAGCGCATCCTGTTCTACACCGGCGTCTCGCACAAGATCGGCGAGGTTCACGACGGTCAGGCGACGATGGACTGGATGGCCCAGGAGCAGGAGCGCGGCATCACGATCACCTCTGCCGCGACCACGTGCTACTGGCGTGATCACCGCATCAACATTATTGATACGCCTGGTCACGTGGACTTCACCATCGAGGTGGAGCGTGCGCTGCGCGTGCTCGACGGCGCTGTCGCGGTGTTCGACGCCGTGGCCGGCGTTGAGCCTCAGTCCGAGACGGTGTGGCGCCAGGCCGATCGTTACAAGGTCCCGCGCATCTGCTTTGTCAACAAGATGGACCGCATCGGCGCCGACTTCTTCCGCTGTGTGGAGATGATCAAGACGCGCCTGAAGGCCAAGCCCGTGCCGCTGCAGATCCCCATCGGTTCCGAGGACGAGTTCCGCGGCATCGTCGATCTGATCACCGGCAAGGCCCTGATGTTCGACCAGGAGTCTCTGGGCGCTACCTACGAGACCACGGAGGTGCCGGAAGACCTGCAGGACATGTACGAGTCCATGCGTCTCGAGATGCTCGAGGCCGTGGCCGAGGAAGACGAGGCCCTGCTCGAGAAGTATCTCGGCGGCGAGGAGCCCACGGCCGAAGAGCTCGTAGCCGCTCTGCGCCAGGCCACCGTCAACCTCTCTATTGTGCCTGTCATGTGCGGCTCCGCGTTCAAGAACAAGGGCGTTCAGCCCCTGCTCGACGCGGTGGTGGACTACCTCCCCTCGCCGGATCAGGTTCACGCCATCAAGGGCGTGGACCCCGACGACGAGACCAAGGAGATCACCTGCCCCTGTGACGATAACGAGCCTCTGGCGGCGCTGGCCTTCAAGCTGATGGCCGACCCCTATGTGGGCCACCTCACGTTCCTCCGCGTCTACTCCGGTCACATCGAGTCCGGCATGACCGTCATCAACGGCGCCACCGGCCGCAAGGAACGGATTGGCCGCCTGCTGAAGATGCACGCCAACAAGCGTGAGGAAATAAAGTGGTCCGGTGCAGGCGACATCGTCGCCGCCGTCGGCCTGAAGGACGTGGCCACCGGCCAGACTCTCTGCGATCCGGCCCGCCCCGTGGTGCTCGAGTCCCTCGACATCCCCGAAGCGGTTATCGAGGTCGCCATCGAGCCCAAGTCCAAGGCTGACCGCGATCACCTCTCCGAGGCGCTGGCCAAGCTCGCCAAGGAAGACCCGTCTTTCCGCGTAAAGACGGACGAAGACACCAACCAGACCCTTATTTCCGGCATGGGCGAGCTCCATCTGGAAATCATCGTCGACCGCCTCCTGCGCGAGTTCAACGTCAATGCGAACGTTGGTAAGCCGCAGGTCGCCTACCGCGAGACTCTGACCAAGCCCACCAAGATCGACCACAAGTACGCCAAGCAGTCCGGCGGTCGCGGCCAGTACGGCCACGTGGTGCTGGAGCTCGAACCCGGCGAGCCGGGCGACGGTTACGTGTTCTCCGACGAGATCAAGGGCGGCGTCATTCCCAAGGAATACATCCCGTCCATCGGCAAGGGCATCCAGGACGCCATGAAGAACGGCGTGTACGCCGGCTTCCCCGTGGTGGACGTGAAGGCCAAGCTGGTCTTCGGCTCCTACCACGAGGTGGACTCCTCCGAGCAGGCCTTCTACATCGCCGGCTCCATGGCCTTCAAGGAAGGCTGCCGTCAGGCCGGCATGGCTCTGCTCGAGCCCATCATGGCGGTGGAAGTCGTCACCCCCGAGGAGTACCTCGGTGACGTCATGGGCGACCTCAACGGACGTCGCGGCCGTGTCTCCAGCATGGAGTCCCGCGCTGGCGCCCAGGTCGTTAAGGCAGAGGTTCCGCTGGCCGAAATGTTCGGCTACGCCACCGATCTGCGCTCTCGCACGCAAGGCCGCGCCACGTTCACCATGCAGTTTGACCATTACGAACGTGTGCCCGCCAACCTGGCCGAAGAGATCACCAAGCAACAAACTTCCTAAGAACGACACGGATCGTTTTATCAGCAGGAGTCTGACATCATGGGCAAAGCCAAGTACGAACGCAGTAAGCCGCACGTCAACGTGGGCACAGTCGGCCACATCGACCACGGCAAGACCACCCTCACGGCGGCCATTACCAAGATCCTCTCCATGAAGGCCGGTGGCAGCTACATCGCCTTCGACGAGATCGACAAGGCCCCCGAGGAGAAGGAGCGCGGCATCACCATCGCCACCGCTCACGTGGAGTATGAGACCGACAAGCGCCACTACGCACACGTGGACTGCCCCGGCCACGCCGACTACATCAAGAACATGATCACCGGTGCGGCGCAGATGGACGGCGCCATCCTGGTGGTCGCCGCCACCGACGGCCCCATGCCGCAGACTCGTGAGCACATCCTGCTCGCCCGTCAGGTCGGCGTGCCGTCCCTGGTTGTCTTCCTGAACAAGGTGGACCTGGTGGACGACCCCGAGCTTCTGGAGCTGGTCGAGCTCGAAGTCCGCGAGCTGCTCACCAGCTACGAGTACCCGGGCGACGACATTCCGGTGGTCCTGGGTAGCGCGCTCAAGGCTCTTGAGTGCGACACCCCGGACGACGAGGCAGCCAAGCCGATCTTCGAGCTGATGGAAGCTCTGGACAGCTACATTCCCGAGCCCGAGCGCGACATCGACAAGCCGTTCCTGATGCCCATCGAGGACGTGTTCTCCATCTCCGGCCGCGGCACCGTGGTGACCGGTCGTGTTGACCGCGGCGTCATCAAGGTGGGCGAGGAGATCGAGATCGTCGGCATGAAGGACACCGTGAAGACGACCTGCACGGGCGTCGAGATGTTCCGCAAGATCCTGGATCAGGGTCAGGCCGGCGACAACGTGGGTGTTCTGCTGCGCGGCATCAAGCGCGAGGATGTGGAGCGCGGCCAGGTTCTGGCGCGTCCGGGCACCATCACCCCGCACCGCAAGTTCAAAGCCGAGGTGTACGTGCTCTCCAAGGAAGAGGGCGGCCGTCACACGCCGTTCTTCTCTGGCTACCGTCCGCAGTTCTACTTCCGTACCACGGACGTGACCGGCGTGATCACCCTGGAAGAGGGTGTGGAGATGGTCATGCCCGGCGACAACGCGACCTTCAACGTCGAGCTCATCGTCCCCATCGCCATGGAGAAGGGTCTGCGCTTCGCGATTCGCGAAGGCGGCCGCACCGTCGGCGCCGGCGTTGTCTCGGAGATCACGGAGTAAGACATGGTTTCTTCCGACCGTATTCGTATCAAGCTCAAGGCTTACGATTACCGCATTCTGGACAAGGCGGTTGCTGAGATTGTGGACACGGCGCGCAATACTGGCGCCGGCATTGGCGGCCCCGTGCCCCTGCCGACGAACATCCACAAGTTCACCGTCAACCGCAGCCCGCACGTGGACAAGAAGTCCCGCGAGCAGTTCGAAATGCGTATTCACAAGCGGCTCCTGGATATCCTCGAGCCCACTCAGCAGACCGTCGACGCACTTGGCAAGCTTTCGCTGCCCGCCGGCGTGGATGTCGAGATCAAACTGTAGCGAGGCGCGCCATGGCACTCGGCATACTTGGACGCAAACTGGGCATGACCCGTATCTTCAACCAGGACGGCACGGCTGTTCCGTGCACCGTGGTTGAAGCCGGCCCCTGCCCTGTGATTCAGATCAAGAATCCCGACACGGACGGCTACTCCGCCATCCAGGTAGGGTTCGACGCAGTACCGGAGCGGAAGGTCAACAAGCCCCAGCAGGGCCACCAGAAGAAGGCCGACAAGGGCCTCTTCCGCATGCTCCGCGAGTTCCGCATCGCCAACGTGGACGAGTACGAACTCGGCCAGGAGCTTACGGTGGAACTGTTCAACCCCGGTGAGAAGGTCAAGGTTTCCGGCACCTCCATCGGTAAGGGTTTCCAGGGCGTCATGAAGCGCTGGAACTTTGGCGGCTCCCCCGCGAGCCACGGCCACGAGAAGGTGCACCGCAAGCCCGGCTCCGTGGGCCACGCAACCTTCCCCAGCAAAGTCTTCAAAGGCAAGAAGATGCCTGGACAGATGGGCAACAAGACCGTGACGACCGGCAACCTCGAAGTTGTCGACGTTCGTCCCGAGGATAACCTGCTCATCATCCGCGGCGCTGTGCCCGGGCCCCGCAACGGCCTGGTCATGATCTTCAAGAAGTCCTGAGGCGACGAGAGAGGACAGGCACATGCCTACGATATCCGTATACGACCAGACCAAGAAAGAAGTGGGAACGCTGGAGCTCGCCCCTGAAGTCTTCGAAGTGGCCATCAAGCCCGAGATCCTGCATCTCGTGGTGCGCCATCAGGAGACCATCCGCCGCGCCGGCACCCACGCCACCAAGAACCGCGCCAAGATTTCCGGCGGCGGTAAGAAACCCTGGCGCCAGAAAGGCACCGGCCGCGCACGCGCCGGTACCACTCGTTCGCCCCTGTGGCGGCACGGCGCTACTGTGTTCGGCCCCCAGCCCCGGGAGTACGGCTTCAAGGTCAACAAGAAGATCAAACAGCTCGCCATGAAGATGGCTCTGTCCTCGCGTTTTGCCGAGGAGAAGCTGATGATCGTCAAGGGCTTTGAGCTTCCCGAGGCGAAGACCAAGAACTTCGTTGATGTGAAGAACGCTCTCGGCGCAAAAAAAGTCTTGATTGTTGTGGGGGAAGAGGATAACACTCTCTCTCTTTCGGCAAGGAATGTTCCCGGCGTAACGGTGCTGACCAAAGACACATTCGGTGTTCGCGATATCCTCGTGCACTCCGAGCTGATCCTCACCGAGGACGCCGCCAAGGCCGTGCAGGAGCGGTTGAGCTAGCACGAACGACCGCTTCCAGAGAAGCCCGGGGGGCTTTTTTTTGTACCCCTCGGTCCCGCACGCGGAGCGTCAGTAATAGAGGACGAACAAATGGACTACACACAAATACTCTTAAAGCCGCTCATCTCGGAGAAGGCCACCCTCTCCAAGGAGTTCGCCAACCAGGTCGTCTTCTACGTCCACCCCAAGGCGAACAAGATCGAGATCAAGAAAGCTGTTGAGCAGGCTTTCGACGTCAAGGTGGAAGGCGTCAATGTGGTCCGCAAGCGGCCTTCGGTCCGGACGCGTTTCGGCCGCGCCGTTGGCAGGCAATCCGGCCACAAGAAAGCGTACGTGACGCTCGCGCCGGGCGAGAAAATCGAGTTCTTCGAGGGAGTGTAGCGAAATGGCTGTACGCAAATTAAAGCCTACGTCTCCGGGTCGGCGGTTCCAGACGCTTGCCGATTTCACGGAGATCACCGCGGTCGAGCCCGAGAAGTCGCTCACCGTCGGTCTGACCAAAAAGTCCGGCCGCAACTCGTACGGCCGCGTGACGGCTCGCCGTCGCGGCGGCGGTCACAAGCGCCGTTACAGGATCGTCGACTTCAAGCGCCAGAAGACCGGCGTGCCCGCCAAGGTTGCGAGCATCGAGTACGATCCCAACCGCAGCGCGCGCATCGCTCTTCTGCACTACGCCGATGGCGATAAGCGCTATATCCTGGCCCCTGTGGGCGTTCGCCCCGGCGACACGCTGCTGTCCGGCGATACGGCTGACATCAAGCCTGGCAACGCGCTGACCCTGTCGCGCATCCCCGTGGGCACCATCGTGCACAACGTGGAGCTGCACCCGGGCAAGGGCGGCCAGATTTGCCGCGCTGCCGGCACCTACGCCCAGCTCGTGGCCAAAGAAGGAAAGTACGCGCTGCTGCGCCTGCCCTCGGGCGAGGTGCGCCGCGTCCTGTCCGCCGGTGCCGCCACGGTCGGCCAGGTGGGCAACCTGGATCATGAGAACATATCCCTGGGTAAGGCCGGTCGCTCCCGTTGGAAAGGGAATCGGCCCAAGGTCCGCGGCGTCGCCATGAACCCGATCGACCACCCCCTGGGTGGTGGTGAGGGCCGTTCTTCCGGCGGCCGCCATCCGGTCTCCCCCTGGGGTAAGCCTACCAAGGGCTACAAGACCCGTAACAAGAAGAAATCTTCGAGCAAGCTCATCGTCAAACGCCGCGGTGAGAAGTAGGAGAGAGGGACAACATGCCCAGGTCGCTCAAGAAAGGTCCTTTTGTGGACGACCACCTGATCAAGAAAGTGGAGCGCGCCGGCGAGTCCGGCGACCGCCGGGTCATCAAGACCTGGTCGCGCCGCTCCACCATCGTGCCCGAAATGGTCGGTATGACCTTTGCGGTGCATAACGGCAAAAAATTCATCCCGGTATTCGTGACCGAAAACATGGTAGGCCACAAGTTGGGCGAGTTTTCGCCTACCCGTACCTACCATGGGCACGCCGCCGACAAGAAGTCCAAAGCCAAGCGGTAGCCGGCTCTACGAGTAAGGAGTGAAGGACCATGGAAGCAAGAGCGACCGCCAAATACATGCGCATTGCCCCTCGCAAGGCGCGGCTCGTGGCGAAGAACGTCAAGGGCCTGCCTGTCGAGGAGGCGGTGAACATCCTGAAGTTCACACCGAAGAAAGCGGCAAAGGTTCTGAATAAAGTGCTTGATTCCGCTGTAGCCAACGCCGAGCAGCTTGGCGGCGTGGACGTGGATAGCCTGGTCGTCAAGCAGATCATCGTTGACGAAGGCCCCACGTGGAAACGTTTCATGCCCCGCGCCATGGGCCGTGTGAACAGGATACTCAAGCGAACCAGCCACATCACTGTCGTGGTGGAAGAAGGCGAGGAAGCATAGGTAACGCTATGGGTCAAAAAGTTCATCCGTACGGATTCCGGCTCGGCTACAACAAGAATTGGCTGTCGCGCTGGTACTCCAAGAAAGATTATCCGAGTTACGTCTTCGAGGATCACAAGATCCGCACCTTTGTGAAGAAGACGCTGTACCACGCCGGAGTCTCCAAGATCGAGATCGAGCGCGCAGGCGGCAAGATCCGCCTGATCATCCACACCGCCCGTCCCGGCATCGTCATCGGCCGCAAGGGCGTGGAGATCGAAAAGCTCCGCAGCGATCTGCGCCGGAAGTTCGGCAAGGAGTTCGGCATCGAGGTCAATGAGATCCGCCGCCCCGAAGTGGACGCACAGCTCGTGGCCGAGAACATTGCCATGCAGCTCGAACGCCGCGTCGCTTTCCGCCGCGCCATGAAGCGCACGGTGAGCCTGGCCCGCAAGTTCGGCGCCGAAGGCATCAAGGTCTACTGCGCAGGTCGTCTGGCCGGCGCCGAGATCGCGCGCTCTGAATGGTACCGTGATGGCCGCGTGCCGCTGCACACCCTGCGCGCAGATCTGCAGTTCGGTGTAGCACGCGCCAACACCACCTATGGTGTCATTGGTGTGAAAGTTTGGATCTACAAAGGCGACATCCTCGACCAGGAAACGGAGCAGTAAGATGCTTTCCCCGAGAAGAATCAAATTCAGAAAGCAGCAGAAGGGTCGTCTGCGCGGCAAGGCGCTCCGCGGCAACTACGTTGCTTTCGGTGATATCGGCCTGAAGACGCTGGAACACGGCAAGATCTCCAGCCAGCAGATCGAGGCCGCCCGTGTGGCCATGATGCGCCACATCAAGCGTGGCGGTAAGGTCTGGATCCGCGTTTTCCCGGACAAACCCGTAACCGCGAAGCCTGCTGAAACTCGGCAGGGTAAAGGTAAGGGTGCTCCGGTGGGCTGGTGCGCGCCGGTGAAGCCGGGCAAGGTCCTCTACGAGATCAAGGGCGTTAGCCTGGAGCTCGCCAAGGAAGCCCTGACCCGCGCAGCGCACAAGCTCCCTGTGAAGACGGCCATTGTGCTGAGGGAGGGCCTCTAGGATGCAAGCGAACGAATTCAACAAGCTCTCTCACGATGAGCTGAACGCCAAGCTCGCTTCCTTCCGCGAAGAGCTCTTCAACCTCCGCTTCCAGCACGCCACGGCGCAGCTGGAGAACACGGCGCGGATTCCGCAGGTCAAGAAGAACATTGCGCGGATTCTCACCGTGCTCAGCGAAAAGCAGAAGGGGGCCTAAGCCATGGCCGAGACCCATAAGTCGAGCAAGCGGGTGCTGGTTGGCAAGGTTGTCAGCGACGCCAACGACAAGACCATTGTCGTGACCGTTGACACCGTGGTGAAGCATCCCTTGTACAAGAAGTATATCAGCCGGCGTAAGAAATTCATGGCGCACGATCCTGCCAACGAGTGCAAGATCGGCGACAAGGTACAGATCATCGAGAGCCGTCCGCTTTCGCGCCGCAAGCGCTGGCAGCTGGTGCAAGTACTCGAGAAGGCTGTCTAGGGGTAGAGTCATGATTCAAGTGGAAAGCAATCTGGACGTGGCCGACAACTCCGGCGCCAAGCGTATCTCCTGCATCAAGGTTCTGGGCGGCAGCCGCCGTCGTTACGCCAGCGTGGGCGACATCATCGTCGTCTCGGTGAAAGAGGCCATGCCCCACTCCAAAGTGAAGAAGGGCGACGTGATGAAGGCCGTCGTGGTGCGCACCAAGAAGGAGCTGCGCCGTCCCGACGGATCGTACATCCGTTTCGACAACAACTCCGCGGTGCTGCTCAACAACCAGGGCGAGCCGGTGGGAACACGCATCTTCGGCCCCGTGGCCCGCGAGCTGCGCGCGAGGAACTTCATGAAGATCGTCTCGCTCGCGCCCGAGGTCCTCTAAGGTGAGCGCCATGAAGAAATATCGCATCAAGAAGGATGACCGCGTCATGGTCACCTCCGGCAAGGACAAGGGCAAGGTCGGTAAGATTCTGAATATCGACAAGAAGCACGACCGTGTCCTGGTTGAGAAGGTGAACATGGTGAAGCGGCACACCAAGGGCAACCCGTACGCGCAGCAACCCGGCGGCATCGTCGAGAAAGAGGCGCCCATCGCCATCTCCAACGTGATGCTTCTGTGCCAGGCGTGCACCGAGCCGACCCGAATCGGGTATCGTTTCACCGAGGACGGCAAGAAGGTGCGCTTCTGCAAGAAGTGCAACGAGATAGTGGATTAGGAGCCAAGCCATGACCAGGCTGGAACAAATATACCAGGAAAAGGTGTCGCCGGAGCTCTTGAAGGAGTACGGCTACTCTTCGCCCATGCAGATCCCGCGTCTGGAGAAGATCTCTCTGAACATCGGTCTGGGCGAGGGCAGTCAGAACCAGAAGATCATCGACGACGCCGTGGCGGAACTGACGAGCCTGTCCGCACAGAAGGCCGTTGTGACCCGGGCGAAGAAGTCCATCGCCTCGTTCAAGCTCAGAGAAGGCATGCCCATCGGCTGCCGCGTGACGCTTCGCCACGAACGTATGTGGGATTTTCTGGACAAGCTGGTGAACTTCGCGCTTCCGCGCGTTCGTGACTTCCGGGGCGTTCCGGACCGTGGATTCGACGGTCGCGGCAACTTTACCCTGGGAATCAAGGAACTCACCATCTTCCCGGAACTCGAAATTGATAAGGTGGAGTTTGTCAAGGGGCTCAACGTGACCATCGTGACCTCCGCCACCACCGATAAGGAAGGCAAGACCCTGCTGACACTGCTGGGTATGCCGTTCCGCAAGTAAGGAGGAGCCGTCTTGTCACGCACCGCACTTGAAGTCAGAGCGCGCCGCAAGGCAAAGTTCTCGTCGCGGCGTATGAACCGCTGCCCCATCTGCGGCCGGCCGCGTGCCTTCATGCGCAAGTTCGGCATCTGCCGTGTTTGTTTCCGCAACATGGCACTGGCCGGCGAACTGCCCGGCGTGCGCAAGTCGAGCTGGTAAGGAGCAGACGATGAATATATCCGATCCCGTCTCCGATATGCTCGCCCGCATCCGCAATGCGTTCCACGCCTTGCACAAAGATGTGGCCGTGCCGCGTTCGCGCATGAAAGAAGCCATCGCCGCCATCCTCCAGGATGAAGGCTACATCGAAGGCTTCACCACCGACGAGCGTAC from Oceanidesulfovibrio marinus includes:
- the tuf gene encoding elongation factor Tu, yielding MGKAKYERSKPHVNVGTVGHIDHGKTTLTAAITKILSMKAGGSYIAFDEIDKAPEEKERGITIATAHVEYETDKRHYAHVDCPGHADYIKNMITGAAQMDGAILVVAATDGPMPQTREHILLARQVGVPSLVVFLNKVDLVDDPELLELVELEVRELLTSYEYPGDDIPVVLGSALKALECDTPDDEAAKPIFELMEALDSYIPEPERDIDKPFLMPIEDVFSISGRGTVVTGRVDRGVIKVGEEIEIVGMKDTVKTTCTGVEMFRKILDQGQAGDNVGVLLRGIKREDVERGQVLARPGTITPHRKFKAEVYVLSKEEGGRHTPFFSGYRPQFYFRTTDVTGVITLEEGVEMVMPGDNATFNVELIVPIAMEKGLRFAIREGGRTVGAGVVSEITE
- the rpsJ gene encoding 30S ribosomal protein S10 — protein: MVSSDRIRIKLKAYDYRILDKAVAEIVDTARNTGAGIGGPVPLPTNIHKFTVNRSPHVDKKSREQFEMRIHKRLLDILEPTQQTVDALGKLSLPAGVDVEIKL
- the rplC gene encoding 50S ribosomal protein L3, which produces MALGILGRKLGMTRIFNQDGTAVPCTVVEAGPCPVIQIKNPDTDGYSAIQVGFDAVPERKVNKPQQGHQKKADKGLFRMLREFRIANVDEYELGQELTVELFNPGEKVKVSGTSIGKGFQGVMKRWNFGGSPASHGHEKVHRKPGSVGHATFPSKVFKGKKMPGQMGNKTVTTGNLEVVDVRPEDNLLIIRGAVPGPRNGLVMIFKKS
- the rplD gene encoding 50S ribosomal protein L4, which translates into the protein MPTISVYDQTKKEVGTLELAPEVFEVAIKPEILHLVVRHQETIRRAGTHATKNRAKISGGGKKPWRQKGTGRARAGTTRSPLWRHGATVFGPQPREYGFKVNKKIKQLAMKMALSSRFAEEKLMIVKGFELPEAKTKNFVDVKNALGAKKVLIVVGEEDNTLSLSARNVPGVTVLTKDTFGVRDILVHSELILTEDAAKAVQERLS
- the rplW gene encoding 50S ribosomal protein L23, with amino-acid sequence MDYTQILLKPLISEKATLSKEFANQVVFYVHPKANKIEIKKAVEQAFDVKVEGVNVVRKRPSVRTRFGRAVGRQSGHKKAYVTLAPGEKIEFFEGV
- the rplB gene encoding 50S ribosomal protein L2, which gives rise to MAVRKLKPTSPGRRFQTLADFTEITAVEPEKSLTVGLTKKSGRNSYGRVTARRRGGGHKRRYRIVDFKRQKTGVPAKVASIEYDPNRSARIALLHYADGDKRYILAPVGVRPGDTLLSGDTADIKPGNALTLSRIPVGTIVHNVELHPGKGGQICRAAGTYAQLVAKEGKYALLRLPSGEVRRVLSAGAATVGQVGNLDHENISLGKAGRSRWKGNRPKVRGVAMNPIDHPLGGGEGRSSGGRHPVSPWGKPTKGYKTRNKKKSSSKLIVKRRGEK
- the rpsS gene encoding 30S ribosomal protein S19, which codes for MPRSLKKGPFVDDHLIKKVERAGESGDRRVIKTWSRRSTIVPEMVGMTFAVHNGKKFIPVFVTENMVGHKLGEFSPTRTYHGHAADKKSKAKR
- the rplV gene encoding 50S ribosomal protein L22, whose amino-acid sequence is MEARATAKYMRIAPRKARLVAKNVKGLPVEEAVNILKFTPKKAAKVLNKVLDSAVANAEQLGGVDVDSLVVKQIIVDEGPTWKRFMPRAMGRVNRILKRTSHITVVVEEGEEA
- the rpsC gene encoding 30S ribosomal protein S3, translating into MGQKVHPYGFRLGYNKNWLSRWYSKKDYPSYVFEDHKIRTFVKKTLYHAGVSKIEIERAGGKIRLIIHTARPGIVIGRKGVEIEKLRSDLRRKFGKEFGIEVNEIRRPEVDAQLVAENIAMQLERRVAFRRAMKRTVSLARKFGAEGIKVYCAGRLAGAEIARSEWYRDGRVPLHTLRADLQFGVARANTTYGVIGVKVWIYKGDILDQETEQ